In Bacillota bacterium, one genomic interval encodes:
- a CDS encoding Glu/Leu/Phe/Val dehydrogenase — translation MSKENLNVFAQVQGQIKEACDILGLENSYYEILKTPQRAMEVAVPVRMDDGSVKTFVGYRSQHNTANGPAKGGIRFHQDVTFDEVKTLSMWMTFKCAVIGLPYGGGKGGITVDPSKLSQGEKERLARGFVRKLGDFIGPEIDIPAPDVNTNAQIMAWMVDEYNAMKGYNNPGVITGKPVLIGGSLGRTEATGRGVVITTREACAAMKIDLKGAKVAVHGYGNVGSFAGLYLHEMGSKVVAAFDLGGGAYHPDGMDANQLQDYVAKNRTVAGFPGSKPITADELFALDVDILVLAALENTITMDNQHLVKARVVSEGANGPVTTEAGKKMHERGIVILPDILANAGGVTVSYFEWVQNLQNYYWPLEEVNAKLERNMVNAFSAVWKMANDKNVDMRTAAYLVGIRRVADAMKLYGWV, via the coding sequence ATGTCCAAAGAGAATCTCAATGTTTTTGCACAAGTGCAAGGGCAAATCAAAGAGGCCTGCGACATCCTCGGTTTAGAAAACAGCTACTATGAAATTCTGAAGACCCCGCAAAGAGCTATGGAAGTGGCCGTACCTGTGCGTATGGACGACGGCTCGGTAAAGACTTTTGTCGGCTATCGTTCCCAACATAATACGGCCAATGGCCCCGCCAAGGGAGGTATCCGCTTTCATCAGGACGTCACCTTTGATGAAGTAAAGACTCTCTCGATGTGGATGACTTTTAAGTGTGCCGTAATCGGACTACCGTATGGCGGCGGCAAGGGTGGCATCACGGTTGATCCAAGCAAGCTCTCTCAAGGCGAGAAAGAGCGTTTGGCGCGTGGCTTTGTCCGTAAACTTGGCGATTTTATCGGCCCAGAGATCGATATTCCCGCACCCGATGTCAATACTAACGCGCAAATCATGGCTTGGATGGTAGATGAGTACAACGCCATGAAAGGCTACAACAATCCTGGCGTTATCACCGGCAAGCCTGTGCTCATTGGCGGTTCTTTGGGACGCACCGAAGCCACGGGACGGGGTGTGGTTATCACCACGCGTGAAGCTTGCGCCGCGATGAAGATTGACCTCAAGGGTGCCAAGGTGGCTGTGCATGGCTATGGCAATGTCGGCAGCTTTGCCGGACTCTACCTGCATGAGATGGGCTCTAAAGTAGTAGCCGCCTTTGACCTTGGTGGTGGCGCCTATCACCCAGACGGCATGGATGCCAATCAACTCCAAGACTATGTCGCCAAGAATCGCACCGTGGCTGGTTTCCCTGGCAGTAAGCCCATCACCGCAGACGAATTGTTCGCCCTTGATGTAGATATTCTCGTGCTAGCGGCCCTCGAAAACACCATCACCATGGATAATCAGCACCTAGTAAAAGCTAGAGTTGTTTCTGAAGGTGCTAATGGTCCGGTAACCACAGAAGCGGGCAAGAAAATGCATGAGCGCGGCATTGTCATACTGCCCGACATTCTTGCTAACGCCGGCGGCGTAACCGTGTCGTACTTTGAGTGGGTGCAGAATCTGCAAAACTACTACTGGCCGCTAGAAGAAGTAAATGCGAAGCTGGAGCGCAACATGGTTAACGCCTTTAGCGCTGTGTGGAAGATGGCTAACGATAAGAACGTCGATATGCGCACGGCAGCCTACTTGGTGGGCATTCGTCGCGTAGCCGATGCTATGAAGCTCTACGGCTGGGTATAA